Proteins encoded together in one Mycobacterium simiae window:
- the polA gene encoding DNA polymerase I, with the protein MPRVRAVPAATLIPSEQQTKPTLMLLDGNSLAFRAFYALPAENFKTRGGLTTNAVYGFTAMLINLLRDETPTHVAAAFDVSRQTFRLERYPEYKAGRSETPDEFRGQIDITKEVLAALGITVLAEPGFEADDLIATLATQAEYEGYRVLVVTGDRDALQLVSDDVTVLYPRKGVSELTRFTPEAVVEKYGLTPAQYPDFAALRGDPSDNLPGIPGVGEKTASKWIIEYGSLQGLVDNADTVRGKVGDALRAHLANVIRNRELTELVKDVPMAQTPDTLRLLPWDRDQIHRLFDDLEFRVLRDRLFETLAAVEPEVDEGFDVRGGALEPGELAVWLAEHSSGKRFGLAVVGTHLAYDADATALAIVSADGDGRYLDTATLGPDDEAALASWLADPGPPKALHEAKLAMHDLAGRGWTLNGVTSDTALAAYLVRPGQRSFALDDLSLRYLRRELRAETPEQQQLSLLDDSEGVDDQAVQTLILRAVAVLDLADALDEELARIDSTSLLAGMELPVQRVLAGMEHTGIAVDMERLSELQSDFAHQIRDAAEAAYEVIGKQINLGSPKQLQTVLFDELGMPKTKRTKTGYTTDADALQSLFDKTGHPFLQHLLAHRDATRLKVTVDGLLNAVASDGRIHTTFNQTIAATGRLSSTEPNLQNIPIRTEAGRRIRDAFVVGDGYAELMTADYSQIEMRIMAHLSKDEGLIEAFNTGEDLHSFVASRAFGVPIQEVTAELRRRVKAMSYGLAYGLSAYGLSAQLKISTEEAKEQMDLYFARFGGIRDYLRDVVEQARKDGYTSTVFGRRRYLPELDSSNRNVREAAERAALNAPIQGSAADIIKVAMIEVDKAINEAGLKSRMLLQVHDELLFEIAPGEREQVEALAREKMGGAYPLDVPLEVSVGYGRSWDAAAH; encoded by the coding sequence ATGCCTAGAGTGAGAGCCGTGCCTGCCGCGACCCTCATTCCCAGCGAGCAACAGACCAAGCCGACACTGATGTTGCTGGACGGCAATTCGCTGGCCTTCCGCGCGTTCTATGCGCTGCCCGCGGAGAACTTCAAGACCCGCGGCGGGCTGACCACCAACGCGGTGTACGGCTTCACCGCCATGCTGATCAACCTGTTGCGCGACGAGACGCCGACACACGTTGCCGCGGCATTCGACGTGTCCCGCCAGACGTTCCGGCTCGAGCGGTACCCGGAGTACAAGGCCGGCCGGTCGGAAACCCCCGACGAGTTCCGCGGCCAGATCGACATCACCAAGGAAGTGCTTGCCGCGCTGGGCATCACGGTGTTGGCCGAGCCCGGGTTCGAAGCTGACGACCTGATTGCGACGCTGGCGACCCAGGCCGAGTACGAGGGCTACCGGGTGCTGGTGGTCACCGGTGACCGCGACGCGCTGCAGTTGGTCAGCGACGACGTCACGGTGCTGTATCCGCGTAAGGGAGTCAGCGAACTCACCCGGTTCACCCCGGAGGCGGTGGTCGAGAAGTACGGGTTGACCCCCGCGCAATACCCCGACTTCGCCGCGCTGCGGGGCGACCCCAGCGACAACCTGCCCGGCATCCCCGGCGTCGGGGAGAAGACCGCGTCGAAGTGGATCATCGAATACGGATCGCTGCAGGGGCTGGTCGACAACGCCGACACCGTGCGCGGCAAGGTGGGCGACGCGCTGCGGGCGCACCTGGCCAACGTCATCCGCAACCGGGAGCTCACCGAACTCGTCAAGGACGTACCGATGGCCCAAACCCCGGACACGCTGCGGCTGCTGCCGTGGGATCGCGACCAGATTCACCGCCTCTTCGACGACCTGGAGTTCCGGGTGCTGCGCGACCGGCTGTTCGAGACCCTGGCCGCTGTCGAGCCCGAGGTCGACGAGGGATTCGACGTGCGGGGTGGCGCGCTGGAACCCGGCGAGCTGGCCGTCTGGCTGGCCGAGCACAGCTCGGGCAAGCGGTTCGGCCTGGCCGTCGTCGGCACCCACCTGGCCTACGATGCCGACGCCACCGCGCTGGCCATTGTCTCCGCCGACGGCGACGGCCGCTACCTCGACACCGCGACGCTGGGCCCCGACGACGAGGCGGCGCTGGCGTCCTGGTTGGCCGACCCGGGTCCGCCCAAGGCGCTGCACGAAGCCAAGCTGGCGATGCACGATCTGGCCGGGCGGGGCTGGACGCTGAACGGCGTCACCTCCGACACCGCGCTGGCCGCCTACTTGGTGCGTCCAGGCCAGCGCAGCTTCGCCCTCGACGATTTGTCGCTGCGCTACTTGCGCCGCGAATTGCGCGCTGAAACACCTGAGCAGCAACAGCTTTCGCTACTCGACGATTCCGAGGGCGTCGACGATCAGGCGGTGCAGACGTTGATTCTGCGGGCGGTCGCGGTGCTGGATCTCGCCGACGCACTCGACGAGGAACTGGCGCGGATCGACTCCACCTCGCTGTTGGCCGGTATGGAATTGCCGGTGCAGCGGGTGCTGGCCGGCATGGAGCACACCGGTATCGCGGTGGACATGGAGCGACTGAGCGAGCTGCAAAGCGATTTCGCCCACCAGATTCGCGACGCGGCGGAGGCCGCGTATGAGGTGATCGGCAAGCAGATCAACCTAGGCTCGCCGAAACAGTTGCAGACGGTGCTGTTCGACGAGCTGGGCATGCCGAAAACCAAGCGCACCAAGACCGGCTACACCACCGACGCGGATGCCCTGCAGTCGCTGTTCGACAAGACCGGTCACCCGTTCCTGCAGCATCTGCTCGCGCACCGCGATGCCACTCGGCTCAAGGTCACCGTGGACGGGTTGCTGAACGCGGTGGCCTCCGATGGGCGCATCCACACCACGTTCAACCAGACCATCGCGGCGACAGGCAGATTGTCGTCGACCGAGCCGAATCTGCAGAACATTCCGATTCGCACCGAGGCCGGCCGCCGCATCCGCGACGCATTCGTGGTCGGCGACGGGTATGCGGAGCTGATGACCGCCGACTACAGCCAGATCGAGATGCGGATCATGGCGCACCTGTCCAAGGACGAGGGCCTGATCGAGGCCTTCAACACCGGCGAAGACCTGCATTCGTTCGTGGCCTCCCGGGCGTTCGGGGTGCCGATCCAAGAGGTCACCGCCGAACTGCGCCGCCGGGTCAAGGCGATGTCGTATGGACTGGCCTACGGGTTGAGCGCCTACGGGCTGTCCGCGCAGCTCAAGATCTCCACCGAAGAAGCCAAAGAGCAGATGGACCTGTACTTCGCCCGATTCGGCGGGATCCGCGACTACCTGCGCGATGTCGTTGAGCAGGCCCGCAAGGACGGCTATACGTCCACGGTCTTCGGGCGCCGGCGCTACCTGCCCGAGCTCGACAGCAGTAACCGCAACGTCCGCGAAGCCGCCGAGCGCGCCGCGCTGAACGCGCCCATCCAGGGCAGCGCCGCCGACATCATCAAGGTGGCCATGATCGAGGTGGACAAGGCGATCAACGAGGCCGGACTCAAATCGCGCATGTTGTTGCAGGTCCACGACGAATTGCTGTTCGAAATCGCGCCCGGCGAACGCGAGCAGGTCGAGGCGCTGGCCCGCGAGAAGATGGGGGGCGCCTACCCGCTGGACGTACCGCTGGAGGTGTCCGTCGGCTACGGGCGCTCCTGGGACGCCGCCGCGCACTAG
- the rpsA gene encoding 30S ribosomal protein S1 has translation MPSPTVTSPQVAVNDIGSSEDFLAAIDKTIKYFNDGDIVEGTIVKVDRDEVLLDIGYKTEGVIPARELSIKHDVDPNEVVSVGDEVEALVLTKEDKEGRLILSKKRAQYERAWGTIEALKEKDEAVKGTVIEVVKGGLILDIGLRGFLPASLVEMRRVRDLQPYIGKEIEAKIIELDKNRNNVVLSRRAWLEQTQSEVRSEFLNQLQKGTIRKGVVSSIVNFGAFVDLGGVDGLVHVSELSWKHIDHPSEVVQVGDEVTVEVLDVDMDRERVSLSLKATQEDPWRHFARTHAIGQIVPGKVTKLVPFGAFVRVEEGIEGLVHISELAERHVEVPDQVVAVGDDAMVKVIDIDLERRRISLSLKQANEDYTEEFDPAKYGMADSYDDQGNYIFPEGFDAETNEWMEGFDAQRQEWEARYAEAERRHKMHTAQMEKFAAAEAAGHVDSEHAPGNGAPAEKAAGGSLASDAQLAALREKLAGNA, from the coding sequence ATGCCGAGTCCCACCGTCACCTCGCCCCAAGTAGCCGTCAACGACATTGGCTCCAGCGAGGACTTTCTCGCAGCAATCGACAAAACGATCAAGTACTTCAACGATGGCGACATCGTCGAGGGCACGATCGTCAAAGTGGACCGGGACGAGGTGCTCCTCGATATCGGCTACAAGACCGAAGGGGTCATCCCCGCCCGCGAACTCTCCATCAAGCACGATGTCGACCCCAACGAGGTCGTTTCCGTCGGCGATGAGGTCGAGGCCCTCGTTCTCACCAAGGAGGACAAAGAAGGCCGCCTGATCCTGTCCAAGAAGCGTGCGCAGTACGAGCGCGCCTGGGGCACCATCGAGGCCCTCAAGGAGAAGGACGAGGCCGTCAAGGGCACCGTCATTGAGGTCGTCAAGGGCGGCCTGATCCTCGACATCGGACTGCGCGGCTTCCTGCCCGCCTCACTGGTCGAGATGCGCCGGGTCCGCGATCTGCAGCCCTACATCGGCAAGGAGATCGAGGCCAAGATCATCGAGCTGGACAAGAACCGCAACAACGTGGTGCTGTCCCGCCGTGCCTGGCTCGAGCAGACCCAGTCCGAGGTGCGCAGCGAGTTCCTCAACCAGCTGCAGAAGGGCACCATCCGCAAGGGTGTGGTTTCCTCCATCGTCAACTTCGGCGCGTTCGTCGACCTGGGCGGGGTGGACGGTCTGGTGCACGTCTCCGAGCTGTCCTGGAAGCACATTGACCACCCGTCCGAGGTGGTTCAGGTGGGCGACGAGGTCACTGTCGAGGTGCTCGACGTGGACATGGACCGCGAGCGGGTTTCGTTGTCGCTCAAGGCAACTCAGGAAGACCCGTGGCGTCACTTCGCCCGCACCCACGCGATCGGTCAGATCGTGCCGGGCAAGGTCACCAAGCTGGTGCCGTTCGGCGCGTTCGTCCGCGTCGAGGAGGGCATCGAGGGCCTGGTGCACATCTCCGAGCTCGCCGAGCGTCACGTCGAGGTGCCCGACCAGGTGGTTGCCGTCGGCGACGACGCGATGGTCAAGGTCATCGACATCGACCTGGAACGCCGCCGAATCTCGTTGTCGCTCAAGCAGGCCAACGAGGACTACACCGAAGAGTTCGACCCGGCGAAGTACGGCATGGCCGACAGCTACGACGACCAGGGCAACTACATCTTCCCCGAGGGCTTCGACGCCGAAACCAACGAGTGGATGGAAGGCTTCGACGCTCAGCGCCAGGAGTGGGAAGCCCGCTACGCCGAGGCCGAGCGCCGGCACAAGATGCACACCGCGCAGATGGAGAAGTTCGCCGCGGCCGAAGCGGCCGGACACGTCGACAGCGAGCACGCGCCGGGCAACGGCGCGCCCGCGGAGAAGGCGGCAGGCGGTTCGCTGGCCAGCGACGCACAGCTGGCCGCGCTGCGGGAAAAGCTCGCCGGCAACG
- a CDS encoding lipid-transfer protein, with protein sequence MSNPEPLYILGAGMHPWGKWGRDFTEYGVVAARAALAEAGLDWRQIQLVAGADTIRNGYPGFIAGSTFAQKLGWNGVPVSSSYAACASGSQALQSARAHILAGFCDVALVIGADTTPKGAFAPVGGERKNDPDWQRFHLIGAMNPVYFALLARRRMDLYGATSEDFAAVKVKNSQHGLQNPNARYRKEASIEDVLASPVVSDPLRQLDICATSDGAAALIVASAEFTRKHLGSLEGVPSVRAVSTVTPQYPQHLPELPDIATDSTAAVAAPERVFKDQILDAAYAEAGIGPEDVSLAEVYDLSTALELDWYEHLGLCPKGEAEQLLRSGATTIGGEVPVNPSGGLACFGEAIPAQAIAQVCELTWQLRGQATGRQVENAKVGVTANQGLFGHGSSVIVAR encoded by the coding sequence ATGAGTAATCCCGAACCGCTCTACATTCTCGGCGCCGGCATGCACCCCTGGGGCAAATGGGGCCGGGACTTCACCGAATACGGCGTGGTCGCGGCCCGGGCGGCGTTGGCCGAGGCCGGTCTGGACTGGCGGCAAATTCAGCTGGTCGCCGGGGCGGACACGATCCGCAACGGCTACCCGGGTTTCATCGCCGGGTCGACCTTCGCCCAGAAGCTGGGCTGGAACGGTGTGCCGGTCAGCTCCAGCTACGCCGCATGCGCCAGCGGTTCGCAGGCGCTGCAGAGTGCCCGCGCCCACATCCTGGCCGGCTTCTGCGACGTCGCGCTGGTGATCGGCGCGGACACCACACCCAAAGGCGCGTTCGCGCCGGTCGGCGGGGAACGCAAGAACGACCCGGACTGGCAGCGCTTCCACCTGATCGGCGCGATGAACCCGGTGTACTTCGCACTGTTGGCCCGGCGCCGGATGGACTTGTACGGCGCGACGTCGGAGGACTTCGCCGCGGTGAAGGTCAAAAACTCCCAGCACGGACTGCAGAACCCGAATGCCCGCTATCGCAAGGAGGCCTCGATCGAGGACGTGCTGGCCAGCCCGGTGGTCAGCGACCCGTTGCGTCAGCTGGACATCTGCGCGACGTCGGACGGCGCCGCCGCGCTGATCGTGGCCAGCGCCGAGTTCACCCGCAAGCATCTGGGCTCCCTCGAAGGTGTGCCGTCGGTGCGCGCGGTCAGCACCGTCACCCCGCAGTACCCGCAGCATCTGCCCGAATTGCCAGATATCGCAACGGATTCCACCGCCGCGGTGGCGGCGCCCGAGCGGGTGTTCAAGGACCAGATCCTCGACGCCGCCTACGCCGAGGCGGGCATCGGACCCGAGGACGTGAGCCTGGCCGAGGTCTACGACCTGTCCACTGCACTGGAACTCGACTGGTATGAGCATCTGGGGTTGTGCCCGAAGGGTGAGGCCGAGCAGCTGCTGCGCAGCGGCGCCACCACGATCGGCGGCGAGGTGCCGGTCAACCCGTCGGGCGGGCTGGCCTGCTTCGGCGAGGCCATTCCCGCGCAGGCGATCGCGCAGGTCTGCGAGCTGACCTGGCAGCTGCGCGGCCAGGCCACCGGCCGGCAGGTGGAGAACGCGAAGGTCGGCGTCACGGCCAATCAGGGCCTATTCGGCCATGGTTCGTCGGTGATCGTCGCCCGCTAG
- a CDS encoding Zn-ribbon domain-containing OB-fold protein: MPEVTSTAAAIDGWFAIDSTTDGAGNPHLIGSKCPACGTYVFPPRENNCPNPACASDTLEAVPLSTRGKLWSYTENRYPPPAPYPAADPFEPFAIAAVELAAEGIIVLGKVVEGTLAADLTVGMEMELTTMPLFTDDDGVQRIVHAWRISQ, from the coding sequence GTGCCAGAGGTCACCAGTACAGCAGCCGCGATCGACGGCTGGTTCGCCATCGACTCGACTACTGACGGGGCCGGGAATCCCCATCTGATCGGCAGCAAATGCCCGGCATGCGGCACGTACGTTTTTCCGCCGCGGGAGAACAACTGCCCCAATCCGGCCTGCGCCAGCGACACGCTCGAGGCCGTCCCGCTGTCGACCCGGGGAAAGCTGTGGAGCTACACCGAAAACCGGTATCCACCCCCGGCGCCATATCCGGCAGCAGACCCGTTCGAGCCGTTCGCCATCGCCGCCGTCGAACTGGCCGCCGAGGGCATCATCGTGCTCGGCAAGGTGGTCGAGGGCACGCTCGCGGCGGACTTGACGGTCGGCATGGAGATGGAGCTGACCACGATGCCGCTGTTCACCGACGACGACGGCGTGCAGCGCATCGTGCACGCCTGGAGGATTTCGCAATGA
- a CDS encoding DMT family transporter, with product MNAAWIIPFIVLGGALQTCGAAMNGQLYKHMINPWLASAVSFAVITVFFVAAFLLIPKPLPTARDIASMPWWAVIGGLVGAVQVYAGLTLVNRVGAGTFMAFTVTSALIMSLLIDHFGWLRVDPHPLTLPRVLGGVLMICGVVLIAKF from the coding sequence ATGAACGCCGCCTGGATCATCCCGTTCATCGTCCTGGGTGGTGCGCTTCAGACGTGCGGAGCCGCGATGAACGGCCAGCTGTACAAGCACATGATCAACCCGTGGCTGGCGTCGGCCGTTTCGTTCGCGGTCATCACCGTTTTCTTCGTTGCCGCGTTCCTGCTGATACCGAAACCGCTGCCCACCGCTCGCGACATCGCATCCATGCCGTGGTGGGCCGTGATCGGTGGCCTGGTGGGAGCGGTCCAGGTGTATGCCGGCCTCACCCTGGTCAATCGGGTAGGAGCCGGCACCTTTATGGCTTTCACCGTCACCTCCGCGCTCATCATGTCGCTGCTGATCGACCATTTTGGCTGGTTACGAGTGGACCCTCATCCGCTCACGCTGCCCAGGGTCCTCGGCGGGGTGCTCATGATCTGTGGAGTGGTGCTGATCGCGAAGTTCTGA